Proteins encoded together in one Bactrocera neohumeralis isolate Rockhampton chromosome 4, APGP_CSIRO_Bneo_wtdbg2-racon-allhic-juicebox.fasta_v2, whole genome shotgun sequence window:
- the LOC126757549 gene encoding zinc finger protein 107: MMQKNNKVHVMEADDNAINVYKFPSGGDQNQNTYRNKSAGGSKRKKGTTRRKKRRFSHIEEDAPEEQQQTLNNKKLCIICGNSQEIVDLSANPIMKKTMASYCEGDGVNLDECLSSLCITCVFKSRAVREVQNNIKVRLQGLGNGQLLKTSQCPTKKEENLDISEYNEDIDREGNIRLNNKESRLKKTRTNGLRETTPRLPTAATLAPSPATNSPTFNHLQYTTLSKCIGINTVLDSSMEDADNKNTVQLTKYRLTEISGTTTSIQQLEAKGTEYNPAVTSSLLSTERIELLALSNVPDLPTSCSNSTHSHNGINQSMLQVIRERSESVLITESGGKINNYKNTPRAKSRRVCRHCGNTFIRKDHYNKHVRRCYYLNSRSSALLSADVTNKLDKSQTVPQVSAKRKPVNSVNQSASPTTEKRARRIRQFHCTECQATMDSITLLRHHRATHLREYKCDMCYKKFSTLYEHDFHRIVCLAEKEVWQEQTLSENEDNTANDDKKSVVRSERAIAKSTASRRLTRAQSRARTDVVEKPKNQPTLKRRLTVLTSVSRYVHSNKNSEDSDMDDDDDDDDVSIADSMDSRRRVYTGDWLERRNDSIVYDLPDIQIDSAKEYDLYLLDRLKAQIRAQEFTCLTDDCDFFTDTLLNLMLHDYVHHFKSSWFYCQKCGSVFTSKVFLDYHLDRQNGGRYICYKCNEQFMFQHQLDLHLIYHTKQLNHTCDKCKCEFLSEEKLALHTKLEHSNETDKNLICIQSKATYASSRSPGENEYLNGRQRKKYNVKILNMRLPYMPSRRPLELPGHKPYRRRIGVIEFENERNPNCCSCK, translated from the exons ATGatgcagaaaaataataaagtgcaTGTAATGGAAGCAGACGACAATGCTATTAATGTATACAAATTTCCAAGTGGTGGCGACCAAAATCAAAACACTTATC GAAACAAATCAGCTGGTGGCTCAAAGAGGAAAAAGGGAACCACACGACGAAAGAAGCGCCGATTTTCGCATATTGAAGAGGAtgcgcctgaagaacaacaacaaacgttaaacaataaaaaattgtgcatAATTTGTGGGAATAGCCAGGAAATAGTTGATTTATCAGCTaatccaataatgaaaaagactATGGCCTCCTACTGTGAAGGCGATGGTGTG AATTTGGACGAATGTTTATCATCACTCTGTATTACTTGTGTATTTAAATCAAGAGCTGTAAGAGAAGTACAGAACAATATCAAAGTGCGCTTGCAAGGGCTTGGAAATGGTCAACTATTAAAAACGTCCCAGTGTCCTacaaagaaagaagaaaatttgGATATCTCTGAATATAATGAAGATATTGATAGAGAAGGCAATATCAGATTAAATAATAAAGAGAGCCGTTTAAAGAAAACACGTACCAATGGTTTACGTGAAACAACTCCACGCCTGCCTACTGCGGCTACTCTTGCACCATCACCTGCAACAAATTCGCCAACTTTTAATCATCTTCAATACACAACACTTAGTAAATGCATTGGTATCAACACGGTGCTCGATAGCTCCATGGAAGATGCTGATAATAAAAATACTGTACAACTTACAAAATACAGATTGACTGAGATTTCCGGTACAACGACGTCAATACAACAACTGGAAGCGAAGGGTACGGAATACAATCCCGCCGTAACTAGTTCACTTTTATCCACAGAAAGGATCGAATTATTAGCATTATCAAATGTGCCTGACTTGCCGACATCGTGTTCAAATTCTACACATTCACATAATGGTATAAATCAATCAATGCTACAGGTTATCCGAGAGCGTTCCGAATCGGTTTTAATAACAGAATCGGGtgggaaaatcaacaactatAAAAATACGCCACGTGCAAAGTCGCGCAGAGTGTGTCGTCATTGTGGTAACACTTTTATACGCAAAGATCACTATAATAAACATGTACGACGCTGTTACTATCTAAATTCTCGAAGTTCGGCCTTATTGAGTGCCGACGTTACGAATAAACTCGACAAGAGTCAAACAGTGCCACAAGTAAGTGCCAAGCGAAAGCCAGTGAACAGTGTCAACCAGAGTGCAAGCCCCACCACTGAGAAACGTGCCAGACGTATACGTCAGTTTCATTGCACCGAGTGTCAAGCCACGATGGATAGTATCACACTCTTGAGACACCACCGTGCAACACATCTTCGTGAATACAAATGCGATatgtgttataaaaaatttagtacattATATGAACACGACTTTCATCGTATCGTTTGTTTGGCCGAAAAGGAAGTGTGGCAAGAACAAACGCTTAGTGAAAACGAAGACAATACTGCAAATGATGACAAGAAATCTGTGGTTAGGTCCGAACGCGCAATCGCTAAGTCTACCGCTAGCCGTCGGTTGACACGTGCGCAAAGTCGTGCTCGTACAGATGTCGTGGAAAAACCTAAAAACCAACCTACCTTAAAACGCCGTTTAACAGTTTTAACCAGTGTCTCGCGCTATGTGCATAGCAACAAAAATAGTGAAGATAGTGATatggatgatgatgatgatgatgatgatgtttcCATTGCCGATTCAATGGATTCGAGGCGTAGAGTATATACGGGTGATTGGCTAGAGAGACGAAACGATAGTATAGTTTACGACCTGCCTGATATACAAATTGACAGTGCAAAAGAATATG ATCTTTACTTGTTGGATAGGCTGAAGGCGCAAATTAGAGCACAGGAGTTTACATGCTTAACAGACGACTGCGACTTCTTCACCGATACACTATTGAATTTAATGCTACACGATTATGTACATCATTTTAAAAGCTCATGGTTCTACTGTCAAAAATGTGGCAGCGTTTTTACAAGCAA AGTTTTCTTGGACTACCATTTAGACCGGCAGAATGGAGGCAGATACATTTGTTACAAATGCAATGAACAATTTATGTTTCAACATCAATTGGATTTACATCTAATATATCACACAAAGCAGCTGAATCATACCTGTGATAAATGTAAATGTGAATTTCTCTCGGAAGAGAAATTGGCTCTCCATACGAAGCTTGAGCACAGTAACGAAACCGACAAGAATTTAATATGCATACAAAGTAAGGCAACATATGCGTCTTCTCGGTCGCCAGGCGAAAACGAGTATTTGAATGGCAGGCAACGGAAAAAGTACAACGTCAAAATACTTAATATGCGACTACCTTATATGCCTTCGAGAAGACCATTAGAGTTACCGGGTCATAAGCCATATCGACGTCGTATTGGCGTTATAGAATtcgaaaatgagcgaaatccaaattgttgtagttgtaaatAG
- the LOC126757568 gene encoding peptidyl-prolyl cis-trans isomerase Fkbp12 → MGVQVVPISPGDGSTFPKTGQVVSVHYTGTLDNGTKFDSSRDRNKPFKFTLGRGEVIRGWDEGVAQLSVGQRAKLICSPDYAYGSRGHPGVIPPNATLTFDVELLKVE, encoded by the exons ATGGGCGTGCAAGTAGTACCTATTTCTCCCGGTGATG GTAGTACATTCCCTAAAACTGGACAGGTGGTGTCTGTGCATTACACTGGAACATTAGACAATGGCACTAAGTTCGATTCTTCTCGTGACCGCAATAAGCCTTTCAAATTTACACTTGGCAGAGGTGAAGTAATTCGCGGTTGGGATGAAGGTGTTGCCCAGCTTTCTGTCGGTCAGCGCGCTAAACTCATCTGCTCGCCGGATTATGCCTACGGTAGTCGGGGACACCCAGGCGTTATTCCACCAAATGCTACTTTAACTTTTGATGTTGAATTATTAAAAGTCGAGTAA
- the LOC126757548 gene encoding serine/arginine repetitive matrix protein 5, with product MGGPHPPLPPTIEGQTYCLRWNNHKSNLVEILDALIKVESYVDCTIVVDDQVQFKAHRVVLAANSPYFQAILQDVPMDHCSIIFPGVKAFEMRALLDYMYTGEVNVTQSQIPTIMRIAEELEVKGLFDMADLKEKFNKLSEEHADRASHGYPYAAASTSGLTAPYAMATSSSSAQGLPSGVHNGKEHHGADFPMPSQHNSSSVISTSSHISPSAAASSTSSPPYTNYKSPYTNLYSKSPGPSNGPGSAGNGSSLGQTKSANTPQTPTHSQTQPPNADHAQWPLSPSAAVGMLGSVYDSVPDNPLKRKKLSSMTSMLMNRDTPILRNVLAQANPADSSQPISFSMPAASKSDSKSNADKNSPHAGSMGGHNNNHGQHFNGGADYGSDKKYHDEPHSPYTDRSFDDDAYDAKGNYGGGFSSNSNQKPEWKRYKQYTRSDIMSAIQCVREGMSALQASRKFGVPSRTLYDKVKKLGITTGRPMNRTMKRSPSNVDSTAAFSYPHAYGAEPLMSTMHEGRNDEREPKDHHRAEHHHMPPQLPHSLLDHALLQQALESRGGDIAGRGALLLAAAAHAAANRISTSPGPNGSNAMRSPSPPNYGRKYGRGSEQDFSMERDGRRRERGRDREMDSSRENERRMLEHELDREHERELVSESDREHEYEREQREERECERKRAREYEREHERDIEREHARGRKRASRRRSHDDEETTGQVEDLSVTRRNCMSPAPTESPHRRTRSPSYSPPPLPPPTTAPAPPTALDCGTGVIKLATAAAVAVAASTADDSRCSSRSSNGLTMADNISNDEYNNETSANLEAATTMTAIKREIISSDDVRTD from the exons ATGGGTGGTCCACATCCGCCATTACCGCCGACCATTGAGGGTCAAACATATTGTTTACGTTGGAATAATCACAAATCGAATCTAGTGGAGATTCTTGATGCGCTAATTAAGGTCGAGAGCTATGTTGACTGCACAATTGTTGTCGACGATCAAGTGCAATTCAAAGCGCATCGCGTGGTGCTCGCCGCCAACTCGCCATATTTCCAGGCCATACTGCAGGACGTACCCATGGATCATTGCAGCATTATATTTCCCGGCGTTAAAGCATTTGAAATGCGTGCACTGCTGGATTATATGTACACAGGTGAGGTGAATGTTACGCAAAGTCAGATACCCACAATAATGCGTATTGCCGAGGAGCTCGAGGTGAAAGGACTTTTCGATATGGCCGATCTGAAGGAGAAATTCAACAAACTAAGCGAAGAGCATGCGGATCGTGCCAGTCACGGTTATCCGTATGCCGCTGCTAGTACCTCTggtctaacagcaccatatgcCATGGCTACGAGTTCATCCTCAGCACAAGGCCTACCCAGTGGTGTACACAATGGCAAGGAGCATCATGGCGCCGATTTTCCAATGCCTTCACAACACAATTCCTCATCCGTGATCTCAACATCATCGCACATATCACCATCAGCTGCCGCTTCGAGTACATCTTCGCCACCATATACTAACTATAAATCGCCATATACCAATCTGTATTCCAAATCGCCTGGTCCCTCAAATGGTCCTGGTTCTGCTGGGAATGGATCTAGTTTAGGACAAACGAAATCGGCCAATACACCACAGACACCAACACACTCACAAACTCAACCGCCGAATGCAGATCACGCACAATGGCCGTTATCGCCTTCGGCAGCGGTCGGCATGTTGGGCTCCGTCTATGACTCTGTGCCAGACAATCCACTAAAGCGTAAAAAACTGTCGTCCATGACTTCAATGTTAATGAACCGCGATACACCCATTCTACGTAACGTCTTGGCACAAGCCAATCCCGCCGACTCATCTCAGCCGATATCATTCTCTATGCCCGCCGCCAGCAAGTCCGACAGCAAATCGAATGCCGATAAAAACTCGCCACATGCCGGTTCAATGGGTggacacaacaacaaccatgGTCAGCACTTCAACGGTGGCGCCGACTATGGTAGTGATAAG AAATATCACGACGAACCACATTCGCCTTACACAGATCGTTCGTTTGATGACGACGCCTACGATGCCAAGGGCAATTATGGTGGCGGCTTCAGTTCCAACTCGAATCAGAAACCCGAATGGAAACGCTATAAACAATACACACGCAGCGACATTATGTCCGCCATACAGTGTGTACGGGAAGGTATGAGCGCACTACAAGCCTCACGAAAGTTTGGTGTACCATCGCGTACACTCTATGACAAAGTCAAGAAGCTGGGCATAACCACAGGTCGGCCAATGAATCGCACCATGAAACGTAGTCCGAGTAATGTGGATTCGACCGCTGCTTTCTCCTACCCACACGCTTATGGCGCCGAACCCTTAATGTCAACGATGCATGAAGGACGCAATGACGAGCGCGAGCCCAAAGACCACCATCGCGCCGAACATCACCACATGCCACCACAACTGCCGCATTCGCTCTTAGATCATGCGTTGCTACAACAGGCGTTGGAGAGCCGTGGAGGCGATATTGCCGGAcgtggcgcactgttgttagcAGCAGCCGCACATGCCGCTGCGAACCGCATCTCAACCAGCCCGGGTCCGAACGGTTCGAACGCCATGCGTTCGCCGAGTCCACCGAATTATGGCCGCAAGTACGGTCGTGGCAGTGAGCAAGACTTTTCTATGGAGCGGGACGGACGTAGACGTGAACGCGGCAGAGACCGCGAAATGGACAGCAGTCGAGAAAATGAACGTCGCATGCTGGAGCATGAGTTAGATCGCGAGCATGAGCGCGAACTGGTAAGTGAAAGCGATCGCGAACATGAGTATGAACGTGAACAGCGCGAAGAACGCGAATGTGAAAGGAAACGTGCGCGCGAATACGAACGCGAACATGAACGCGACATAGAACGTGAACACGCACGAGGACGTAAGCGTGCCAGCCGACGACGCTCTCACGACGATGAGGAGACCACCGGCCAGGTTGAAGATCTATCTGTAACGCGCCGCAATTGCATGTCACCAGCGCCAACAGAATCGCCACACAGACGCACACGTTCACCATCCTACTCACCACCACCACTaccaccaccaacaacagcacCAGCACCACCAACAGCGCTCGATTGCGGTACTGGCGTTATAAAACTGGCAACCGCAGCTGCCGTTGCAGTAGCCGCGTCAACAGCCGACGATAGTCGTTGTTCGAGTCGCAGTAGTAACGGTTTAACGATGGCTGATAATATTAGCAACGATGAGTACAACAACGAAACGAGCGCCAACCTagaggcagcaacaacaatgaccgCGATAAAACGTGAAATCATTAGCAGCGACGACGTACGCACCGACTGA